DNA sequence from the Alkalilimnicola ehrlichii MLHE-1 genome:
CTCGGCACTGCTGGCCATCCAGGCCACCGTGGTGATCATGCTGGTGCAGCGGCCCATCCTGGCCTACCTGACCCATCGGCGGATGGGCGCCGGGGCGCCCCTCTACCGGGTGTTGGGGCAGGCCCTGCTGGGCGGTGTGGGCGATGTGCTGCGGGGGATGATCGGCGGCGCCCGGAATATGGTGGCCGTGGGGGTGGCCACCGCCACCGCCGGGATCATTGTCGGGGTGGTCAGCACCACCGGGCTGGTGGGCCGCTTCGTCAACGTCATCGAGGTGCTCTCCATGGGGAGCCTCTACCTGATGCTGGGGCTCACCGCCCTCACCTGCATCATCCTCGGCATGGGGCTGCCCACCACCGCCAACTACATTGTCATGGCCACGCTGACCGCCCCGGTGATCGTCCAGTTGGGCGGTGACATGGGGCTGCTGATCCCGGTGATCGCCGCCCACCTGTTTGTGTTCTATTTCGGCATCCTGGCCGACGACACCCCACCGGTGGGGTTGGCGGCCTATGCCGGCGCGGCGATCGCCCAGAGCCCGCCCCTGAAGACCGGGGTCCAGAGTTTCAGTTACGACCTGCGCACCGCGATCCTGCCCTTCGTCTTCGTTTTCAATACCGAACTGCTGATGATCAGCGGTTTGGACGAGGCGGGGCGGATCATCTGGCAGACCGACCCGGTGGTGATCGGCTGGACGTTCCTCACCGCCCTGCTGGGGCTGTTCGCGCTGGTCTCCGCCATCGCCGGCTACGCCGGCAGCCGCTGCCACAGGCTGGAGCGGCTGCTGTTGCTGGCCCTGGCGCTGCTGCTGCTGCGCCCGGACTGGCTGGCCGAGCCCACCGCGGCACCGGCCGCACTGGTCCAGATCGCCTGCCTGGCGGCGTATGGCATGCTGTATCTCTGGCAACGCCGACGCGCACCCCGGCCCGCCTGATGCCGGCGGGCAGGTCGCCGCCGGCCCCTTACCCCGGCAGCAGCAAAGTGCTAGTTTTCGGGTATCACCCGTCGGATCCGCGATCACTCTGGAGCGACCATGTACGAGTTCGTCAACTACCAGGTCAAGGATTACATGACCCCCGCCCCCCGCACCATCAGCCCGGACACCGCGCTGCGGGAGTTGGAAGCGCTGTTCGCACGCCACGATTTCAATGGTGTCCCGGTCACCGATGAGCAGCAGACCTTGCTCGGGGTAGCCACCAAATTCGACCTGCTCAAGGCCTTCACCTTCCAGCCGACGGCCATGATCCCCCCCTACGAGGCCATCATGGCGCGCAAGGTGGCCGACTACATGACCCGGGAACCGGTCACCACCCAGCCCGATATGCCGCTCACCCGTGTCCTCCAACGCATGGTGGAGATGCGCACCAAGAGCTTCCCGGTGGTGGACGACGGCCGGGTGGTCGGTGTCATCGCCCGCGAGGACATCCTGCGGGCCCTGGAGGACGCCACCCGCGCCGGCTGACTCTGGAGAGCGAATGAATCCATCCACCACGATCGGCATGCTCGGCGGGCTGGGCATGCTGGTCACTGTGTTGTTCTTCGCGGCCGAGGAGCCGGCCGCCTTCATCAATCTGCCGGGGCTGGCCATCGTCCTCGGCGGCACCTTCGCCGCCACCTTTCTCAGCTACCCGCTGAAAGAGGTGCTACGGGTCTTCGGCCTGTTCGGCATCGTGCTGCGCAACGAGCGCCTGTACACCCGGGACGACATGGAGGAGCTGATCCAGATCTCCCGGCTCTGGCTGCGGGGCGATATCCGCGCCGTGGAGGCGGCCCTGGACAAGGTCTCCAACCCCTTCCTGCGCACCGGTGTGCAGTTGCTGATCGACCTCACGCCGGAGGAGGACATCCTCGATCTGCTGCAATGGCGCATCTCCCGCCTGCGTGCCCGCGAGCGGGCCGAGGCCCAGCTGTTCCGGGTGATGGCCAGCTTCGCCCCGGCCTTCGGCATGATCGGCACCCTGGTGGGGCTGATCAACATGATGTTCATCCTCGACCAGGGGGACATCGCCCTGATCGGCCAGCACATGGCCGTGGCGCTACTGACCACCTTCTACGGCATCCTGCTCGCCAACATGGTGTTCAAACCGATCGCGGTGAAGCTGGAGCGCCGGACCGAGCAGCGGGTGGTGCTGATGAATATGGTGCTGCAGGGCATCTCCATGATGTGTCAGAAACGCAACCCGACACTGATGCGCGAGACGCTCAACTCCTTCATGGCGCACTATAAGGACGAAATCCGCGACCCCAGCATCCGGCTGGATGCCGAGAACGGGGCCCAGGCACCGGCAGGACCCAACAGTGGACGCTGAGCAGTCCGCAGCAGCGGGCGGAACGGGCGCATTCCGCCGGGGCCGATTCGCCCAGTGGCACGTGGAACCGGCCGAGGACACGGAGGGTGAGAGCTGGCTGTTGGTCTACCTGGATGTGATGACCCTGCTGCTGGTGATGTTCGTGGTCATGCTGGCCTTCACGGAGGATCACGCCGGGGTCCCGGAGCAGGAACCCGGCCTGTTTGCCGGGCAGGCCGGCGTACCCAGTGTGCTGGAGGGCGAGTTCGGTCCACTCTACGCCTTGCCGGAATCCCCGGCACCCGTCGCCGACCCGGCCACGGAGGAAGACCCCGTAGACCAGGCCATGGCAGACGAGCTGGATGCACTGGGCGACGATATCGACGTCCTGGTGGAGGCGGGCAGCATCAGCTTCCGGATCAGCGACGAGATCCTGTTCCCCTCCGGCGAGGCCGAACTCACGGACCAGGGGCTGCAGGTCCTCGGGCAGCTCATCCCGGTACTGGAGGTCAGCGACCATCGGATCACTGTGGAGGGCCACACCGACAATGTCCCCATCGCCACGGAGCGCTTCCCCTCCAACTGGGAACTGTCCACCGGTCGCGCCACGCGGGTCCTGCGCTTTCTCGAGGCGGAGGGGATCGCCTCCACCCGCCTCCAGGCCACCGGCCTCGCCGACACCCGCCCCATTGCCGGCAATGCCACCGCCGAGGGGCGTGCCCAAAACCGTCGGGTGGAGTTGGTGCTGCAGACGCCGGCGGAGTAGGCCACCTTTGAGCGCGCGCTCCATTGCGGGCATACTCGGCGGGCCATACCCATACACAACAACAGGCTATTATTCAGAATGACCACACCGCCCGCAATGCAGGCGCTCCACCGATGGCTCGAGCGGCTCAGCCTCCCCGACCTGTTGGATACCCGCGGTCACTCGCAGGATTTCTCCGGCTCCCGGGCCGGCTACATCAACACCCGCATCCGGCCCCTCGCCCTGGTGCTGGCCCTGCTGATCCCGGCCTGGATCCCGGTGGATTACGCCTTTATGCCGATCGGCGAGTTCACGCTAATGGCGTTGCTGCGGGTGGCCTGCACCGCCGTGCTGTTGGGGTTGTTCTTCTGGTGTGGCCGCGAGCAGCTCACGCTGCCGCAGGCCCGGCTCCGACTGGGGCTGCTGATCACCATCCCGCTGCTGCTCTACGGCGCGGCCCGCCTGCTCCTGAACGGCGATGTCGCCCCCGGGCTGATCCTGGGCTACTCCTTCTTTCCGGTGCTGACGGTGGCCATGCTCACCGTCTTCCCGCTCACCCTGCGCGAGGCGCTCGGCTACCTGCTGCCGGTACTGCTCGTCTACACCCTGCTCGAGATCGCGGTCGGCCGCACCCTGGACCTGCAGAGCCTCGGCGGGCTCTGGCTGCTAGTACTGGTGGCACTGGTGGCCGCCTGGTCGGTCGCCGGCCAGCTGTTGATGCTGCTGCGGCTCTACCGACAGGCCACCCGCGATCCGCTCACCGGGCTGTTCAACCGGCGCGCCCTGACCGAGCAGATCGAACGCGAGCGCGCCCGCTTCCTGCGCACCGGACGCCCGCTCACGGTGTTGCTCTTCGATCTGGACCGGTTCAAGCGGATCAACGATCACCACGGCCATCTGGTCGGCGACCGGGTACTGCAGGTGTTCGCCAACGTGGTCCAACAGAACCTGCGTACCACCGATCACTTCGGACGCTGGGGCGGCGAGGAGTTCCTCGCCGCCCTCCCCGAGACCACCTCGGAGCAGGCCCGGGTGGTGGCCGAGCGGGTCCGGCAGGCCTGCGAGAACGAGCGGCTGACCCTGGCCGAGGGCCCGTCGCTCGGCTTTACTACCAGTATCGGGGTTGCCACCCTGCACCGGGATGAGACCCTGGACTCCCTGTTCAACCGAGTGGATGAGGCCTTGTACAACGCCAAGGCCTATGGCAGAAACCGAGTCGTCGAAGCGGAGGTCCCCGCCAGCGCATGAGCACCCCGCACCCCCGTTTTATGCTGTTTCCGCCGGTCATCACCTTCCTGCTGACCGTCAACGGGTTGGTGTTTCTGCTCCAGGGCTTCATGGGGCCGACACTGATCACCCACTTCGCGCTCTGGCCCCTGGGCACCCCCGACACCATGCCCTTCAGGGGTATGCTCACCCAGGTGCCGGAGTTCCAGGTCTGGCAGCTGCTGACCTACGGCTTTCTCCACGGGGGCCTGTTTCACCTGGTGGTCAACCTGTTCGCCATGTGGATGCTGGGGGTGCAGGTGGAGAACGCCTGGGGATCCCGGCTGTTCGCGATCTATTTTCTCGTCTGCGTGGTCGGAGCCGGTCTCGTGCAACTGGTGGTGGCCACCCAGATGGCCGCCGACGGCGCCATCTACCCTACCGTCGGGGCCTCAGGCGGGGTTTTTGGTATCCTGCTCGCCTTCGGCATGATGTTCCCCAACCAGCGTCTGATGCTGATCTTCCTGCCGATCCCGATCAAGGCCAAGTACTTTGTCATGGCCTACGGGGCCTTTGAGCTGTTTGCCGGCATCACCCGCACCGATGCCGGTATCGCCCATTTCGCCCACCTGGGTGGCATGGTGGTGGGGCTGCTGTTGATCCAGTACTGGCGGGGGCGCCTGCCCATCAAGCCGCGCCGGCAGGTCTTCTGGTGGTAGGCCGCGCACTGCTATCTCCAAGAGGGGAACTAGTTTATATTGGTAATAATGCACATAATGCCCTCCGGCGCCCGGGTGGGCCATCTATCTGACTAGCCGCTGTGATAGGCTTTCCGCAGGTTGCCATGGCAGACAGGATCCCCCTTATATGGTCACTGCGAATCCCAGCGTCAGGCTGAGCGGTCTGGCGGGACGCCTGGTCCGCGAGGGCCTGCTTGATGAAGCGACGGCCCGAAAGCACACCGAGCAGGCCGTGAAACAGCGGCGCCCACTGATCAGCCATCTGGTCGAGGCCAAGGTGCTGCCGGGCCATGAGGTCATCCAGCAGGCTGCCATCGAGTTCGGCATCCCGGCACTGGACCTGGCTGCCGTCGAGCCCGACATCAATGCCGTCAAGCTGGTTTCGGAGAAGCTGATCCGGACGCACCAGGCGCTGCCCCTGTTCCGCCGTGGCAAGCGGTTGTTCCTGGGCGTGGTCGACCCCACCAACCTCGATGCCCTGGACGAGATCAAGTTCCACACGGGGCTGACCACCGAGGCCATCCTGGTGGAGCCGGACAAGCTCACCCAGGTGATGGAGCGGGCGCTGGATGCGGCGGCCGGGGGCGATGCCGCGCTCAAGGAACTGGACCTGGACGAGGACCTGGAGCACCTCTCGGTTGGCGGCGATGAGCCCCGGGAAGAGCGGGAGGTCGGCATCGCCGGCGAGGGCGAGAAGGACGACGCCCCGGTGGTACGATTCGTCAACAAGCTCCTGCTCGACGCCATCCGCAAGGGCGCCTCGGACATCCACTTCGAACCCTTCGAAAAGGAGTACCGGGTCCGTTTCCGCCAGGACGGCATCCTCTACGAGGTCTCCAAACCGCCGGTGAACCTGGGTGGACGCCTGGCCGCGCGCCTGAAGGTGATGTCGCGCATGGACATCGCGGAAAAGCGCGTACCCCAGGATGGGCGTATCAAGATGAACATCTCCCGCAACCGGGCCATCGACTTCCGGGTCAGTACCTGCCCCACGCTTTTCGGCGAAAAGGTGGTGCTGCGTATCCTCGACCCCAGCAGTGCCCAGATGGGGATCGACTCCCTGGGCTACGAGCCGGAGCAGAAACAGCGCTACCTGGAGGCACTGAGCAAGCCCTACGGGATGATCCTGGTCACCGGCCCCACCGGCTCGGGCAAGACGGTGTCGCTGTACACCGGCCTCCACATCCTCAACACCCCGGACCGGAACATCTCCACCGCCGAGGACCCCTCCGAGATCAACATGCCCGGGGTCAACCAGGTCAACATCAACCCCAAGGCCGGGCTCACCTTTGCCAATACCCTGCGCGCCTTCCTGCGCCAGGATCCGGACGTCATCATGGTGGGTGAGATCCGTGATCTGGAAACTGCCGAGATCGCCATCAAGGCGGCCCAGACCGGGCACCTGGTGCTCTCCACCCTGCACACCAATGACGCCCCGCAAACCCTGACCCGCCTGGCCAACATGGGTGTGCCCGCCTACAACATCGCCTCCTCGGTGACCCTGATCATCGCCCAACGGCTAGCCCGCCGGCTCTGCAAGCACTGCAAGGTGCCGGAGGAGGTCCCCCGCGAGACCCTGCTGGAGGAGGGGTTCACCGAAGCGGATCTGGAGGCCGGCGTCACGGTCTACGCACCCCAGGGCTGCGAGCACTGCACCGAGGGCTACAAGGGCCGGGTGGGTATCTACCAGGTGATGCCCGTCTCCGACGCCATGGGCCGCCTGATCATGGAGGGCGGCAACGCCATGCAGTTGGCCGACCAGGCGGCCAGAGAGGGGATTGATGACCTGCGCCGCTCCGGTCTGCGCAAGGTCATTCAGGGGATGACCAGCCTGCAGGAAGTCAACCGGGTCACCAAGGACTGATCACCGCTTTTACGGGAACCGCATATGGCCGTCGCCACCGCAAAGAAAGCCAGTCGCAAGAAGCCCAGGCAGCAACCCGTGTTCAACTGGGAGGGCACCGACAAGCGCGGCGCCAAGGTCAAGGGCAGCATGCACTCGGAGAATGCCCTGGCGCTGAAGGCCGAGCTGCGCCGCCAGGGCATCATCCCCTCCAAGGTGCGCAAGCGCTCCGCGCTGGAGGACCTGCTCAGCGGCGGCAACAAGAAGATCAAGCCGGCGGACATCGCCTATTTCAGCCGCCAGCTCGCCACCATGCTGCAGTCCGGCGTGCCGCTGGTTCAGGCCCTGGATATCGTCGGCAAGGGGGACGAGCACGCCGGCATGCGCCAGCTCGTGGCGGAGATCAAGAACGATGTGGAGTCGGGCACGGCCCTGCACACCGCCCTACAGAAGCACCCGCGCTATTTCGATGACCTGTTCGTCAGTCTGGTGGCGGCCGGGGAGTCCGCGGGGGTGTTGGACACCCTGCTGGACAAGATCGCCACCTACAAGGAAAAGACCGAGTCGATCAAGGGCAAGATCAAGAAGGCCCTGTTCTACCCCACGGCGGTGATCGTGGTGGCCATCGTGGTCACCGCCATCCTGCTGATCTGGGTCGTGCCGCAGTTCGAGTCGCTGTTCCGCGGCTTCGGTGCCGACCTGCCGTTGTTCACCCAGATGGTGATCAACCTGTCGGACTTCATGCAGAGCTACTGGTTCATCATGCTGGCCGCGGCCATCGGGCTGGGCTGGGGGTTCAGCACCGCCAAGCGACGATCGAAGGCCTTCTCACGCAGCGTGGACCGGTTTTCGCTGAAGATCCCTGCCATCGGCAACATCCTTTACAAGGCCTCGGTGGCCCGCTTCGCCCGTACCCTCGCCACCATGTTCGCCGCCGGGGTGCCCCTGGTGGAGGGGCTGCGCTCGGTGGCCAGTGCCACCGGCAACTATGTGTTCGAGTCAGCGGTGCTGCAGATTCGCGAGCAGGTGGCCGCCGGCCAGCAGCTGCAGATCTCCATGCGACTGTCCAATCTCTTCCCCAATATGGCCATCCAAATGGTGGCCATCGGCGAGGAGTCCGGCTCGTTGGACAGCATGCTCGCCAAGGTGGCCGACTACTACGAGGAGGAGGTGGACAACGCCATCGATAGCCTCAGCAGCCTGCTGGAGCCGATGATCATGGCGATCCTCGGCATCCTGGTGGGCGGACTGGTCATCGCCATGTATCTGCCCATCTTCCAGATGGGCGCCGCCATCTGACATGGTGGGCGAACTCAACGCCCTCCTGGCCGACAACGCCCCGCTTGCGGCGGCCCTGGCCCTGGTGCTGGGGCTGCTGGTCGGCAGCTTTCTCAATGTGGTCATACTGCGCCTACCGATCATGATGGAGCGGGCGTGGGCATCCGAGGTGGCGGCCAGCCGGGGTGAGGTGCACGAGGACGCGCAGTCCACCCCCTTCAACCTGGTCACGCCCCGCTCCCACTGCCCGCAGTGCGGGCACACCCTCTCCGCGCTGGAGAACATCCCGGTGGTGAGCTGGTTGCTGCTGCGCGGCCGCTGCCGAGCCTGTGGCACCCGGATCAGCGGCCGCTACCCGCTGGTGGAACTGACCACCGGCCTGCTCTCCGCGCTGGTGGTGCTGCAACTGGGCTGGACCCCGGAGACCGCGGCCGCACTGCTGCTCACCTGGACGCTGGTGGCCCTTTCCGGGATCGACCTCGATCACCAATTGCTGCCCGACAGCCTCACCCTGCCGCTGCTCTGGGCCGGGCTGCTGGTGAACAGCACCGGTCTGTTCGCCGAACTCACGGACGCCGTCTGGGGCGCGGCCCTGGGCTATCTGGTGCTGTGGGGGGTATTCCATGCCTTCCGCCTGCTCACCGGTAAGGAGGGTATGGGCTACGGCGACTTCAAACTGCTCGCCGCCCTCGGCGCCTGGCTGGGCTGGCAGGCCCTGCCGTTGATCATTCTGCTCTCGTCCCTGGTCGGTGCTGCAGTGGGCATCGCCCTGATAGCGCTCAAGGGCCGGGGCCGCGAGGTGCCCATCCCCTTCGGGCCCTACATCGCCGCCGCCGGCTTCATCACCCTGCTCTGGGGAGAGGCCCTGGTGCACTGGTATTTCCGGGCCTCGGGGTTGGCCTGATGGGCCGCCCCACCACCCCCCCGGGCCCCGACCTGGTCATTGGCGTGACCGGCGGGATTGCCAGTGGCAAGTCCACCGTCACCGGCCTGTTCGCCGCCCGCGGACTGCCGGTGGTGGACACCGACCTGATCGCCCGGGAGGTGGTCCGGCCGGGCAGTCCGGGGCTGGCGCGATTGACTCGGGCCTTTGGCCGCGGGATTGTCAATGCCCAGGGGGCCCTGGACCGTACCGCCCTGCGCCGGCGCATATTGTCGCAGCCCGGTGAGCGGGAGCGTCTCAATGGGCTGCTCCATCCATTGATCTTCCAGCGCATGGAGGCGCGGCTGGCGGCGATCCGCGCACCGCTGGCACTGGTGGCCATCCCCCTGCTGGTTGAGACCGGTGCCAGCAAATACCTTGACCGGATACTGGTTGTAGATGTGCCTGAGACCTGTCAGATTAAACGCTTGAAAGTTCGTGACGGCATGACTCAGGAGGACGCCGAGCGTATGCTGGTCACCCAGGCAAGCCGGGGGGAGCGATTGGCCCACGCCACGGACGTCATCGACAACGCCGGTCCCCCCTCCGACCTGACGGACCAGGTCGCTTGCCACTACCGTCTCTGGCTGAAACTCGTAACCGGACTTGGAGCCGCCCATGATGTGGAGTGACAATGACCTGTTACTGGCCACCGGCCTGCTATCGAGTGAGACGGATATGCCCGCAAGCGTCCCCGAGAGCGAGATCACCCGCCAGATCGTCTACGAGCAGCCCCTGAACGAACGCATCCGCACCCTGCTGCGCCTGGAGCACCTGTTCCAAACCGCCCGCCAGGGCATCGCCGGGGACAGCGAACTGCACAGCCGCATCGGCATCGAGGCGCTGGTGGACGTGCTCGGGGTGTTGTCACGCAGTGATGTGCGCTCTGACATGATCAAGGAGCTGGAGCGCCTGGCCGGCGCCATGCAAGCGTTGCGGGACCGGCCCGGGGTGGATGAGGCCCAGTTACAACGCTACACCGACGACTGCCAGGCCATCATCGACCGCCTGCGCGGCGACCGCACGCCCCTCGGCCAACCGATGCGGGACGATGAGCTCATCGCCAGCATCTCCCAGCGCTGCGGCCTAGGCGCCGCCACCTGCGGCTTCGACGTCCCCGCCTACCAGATGTGGCTGGAGCAACCGGCCGCAAAACGCCGCGAGACCCTGGAGCGCTGGTTCAATGCCTTCCGCGACGTGGGCACCGCCACGACGCTGATCCTGCAATTGCTGCGCGCCAGTGCAAGCCCACGCCGGCGCCAGGCCGAGGGGGGCGCCACCCAGATCAAACTCCCCCGCAACAACAACTTCCAGCTCATCCGCGTGGGGTTGGATCCGGAGCTGGCGGTCTTCCCCGAGATCAGCGGCAGCCGGTATTTTGTCACCATCCGCTTCATGGCCCAGCCGGATACCCGGGAGCGGCCGGAGCAGACCCGCGCAGCCATCCCCTTCAGCCTCTACACCTGCGCGATCTGAGGCGGCCGGCGGCGCCTCCGCCATCGGCGCGCTCTATGGCGGCGATCCGCGCGGCGGCCAGAAGCCGCGGATCCCCGCCACCCCGTGCGCCCCATGGGCCCAGGCCAACTCCAGCGCCTCCGGCCCCAAGCCACCCAAGGCGTAGACCGGCAGGTCCACCCGGCCCAGCCAGTCCCGGAATCGCTCCCAGCCCAACGGCACCTGCCGGGGGTGCGAGGCCGTGGCGGCGACCGGAGAGAGCAGCGCATAGTCCAGCCCCAGGGCCTCGGCCCGGGCCAGTTCCTCAGGGCTGTGGCAGGAGGCCCCCACCCGCACAAAGCCCTCGGGACGCGCCTCGCAGGCCATCAGCGCGCGGGCGTTCAGGTGCAGGGCGTGACCACCGGCGCGGCGTGCCACCGCGGGTGAGCGGTTCGCGGTCACGTCCACCCCCCGGGGCCCCAGGGTCCTGATGGCCAACGCCAGCGCCCGGCCATAGGCCCGATCATCCCAGTCCGGCAGACGCAGCTGCAGCCAGGCCCCGCGAGCCGGCA
Encoded proteins:
- a CDS encoding CBS domain-containing protein, which translates into the protein MYEFVNYQVKDYMTPAPRTISPDTALRELEALFARHDFNGVPVTDEQQTLLGVATKFDLLKAFTFQPTAMIPPYEAIMARKVADYMTREPVTTQPDMPLTRVLQRMVEMRTKSFPVVDDGRVVGVIAREDILRALEDATRAG
- a CDS encoding motility protein A, coding for MNPSTTIGMLGGLGMLVTVLFFAAEEPAAFINLPGLAIVLGGTFAATFLSYPLKEVLRVFGLFGIVLRNERLYTRDDMEELIQISRLWLRGDIRAVEAALDKVSNPFLRTGVQLLIDLTPEEDILDLLQWRISRLRARERAEAQLFRVMASFAPAFGMIGTLVGLINMMFILDQGDIALIGQHMAVALLTTFYGILLANMVFKPIAVKLERRTEQRVVLMNMVLQGISMMCQKRNPTLMRETLNSFMAHYKDEIRDPSIRLDAENGAQAPAGPNSGR
- a CDS encoding OmpA/MotB family protein, whose protein sequence is MDAEQSAAAGGTGAFRRGRFAQWHVEPAEDTEGESWLLVYLDVMTLLLVMFVVMLAFTEDHAGVPEQEPGLFAGQAGVPSVLEGEFGPLYALPESPAPVADPATEEDPVDQAMADELDALGDDIDVLVEAGSISFRISDEILFPSGEAELTDQGLQVLGQLIPVLEVSDHRITVEGHTDNVPIATERFPSNWELSTGRATRVLRFLEAEGIASTRLQATGLADTRPIAGNATAEGRAQNRRVELVLQTPAE
- a CDS encoding GGDEF domain-containing protein codes for the protein MTTPPAMQALHRWLERLSLPDLLDTRGHSQDFSGSRAGYINTRIRPLALVLALLIPAWIPVDYAFMPIGEFTLMALLRVACTAVLLGLFFWCGREQLTLPQARLRLGLLITIPLLLYGAARLLLNGDVAPGLILGYSFFPVLTVAMLTVFPLTLREALGYLLPVLLVYTLLEIAVGRTLDLQSLGGLWLLVLVALVAAWSVAGQLLMLLRLYRQATRDPLTGLFNRRALTEQIERERARFLRTGRPLTVLLFDLDRFKRINDHHGHLVGDRVLQVFANVVQQNLRTTDHFGRWGGEEFLAALPETTSEQARVVAERVRQACENERLTLAEGPSLGFTTSIGVATLHRDETLDSLFNRVDEALYNAKAYGRNRVVEAEVPASA
- a CDS encoding rhomboid family intramembrane serine protease, producing the protein MSTPHPRFMLFPPVITFLLTVNGLVFLLQGFMGPTLITHFALWPLGTPDTMPFRGMLTQVPEFQVWQLLTYGFLHGGLFHLVVNLFAMWMLGVQVENAWGSRLFAIYFLVCVVGAGLVQLVVATQMAADGAIYPTVGASGGVFGILLAFGMMFPNQRLMLIFLPIPIKAKYFVMAYGAFELFAGITRTDAGIAHFAHLGGMVVGLLLIQYWRGRLPIKPRRQVFWW
- the pilB gene encoding type IV-A pilus assembly ATPase PilB; the encoded protein is MVTANPSVRLSGLAGRLVREGLLDEATARKHTEQAVKQRRPLISHLVEAKVLPGHEVIQQAAIEFGIPALDLAAVEPDINAVKLVSEKLIRTHQALPLFRRGKRLFLGVVDPTNLDALDEIKFHTGLTTEAILVEPDKLTQVMERALDAAAGGDAALKELDLDEDLEHLSVGGDEPREEREVGIAGEGEKDDAPVVRFVNKLLLDAIRKGASDIHFEPFEKEYRVRFRQDGILYEVSKPPVNLGGRLAARLKVMSRMDIAEKRVPQDGRIKMNISRNRAIDFRVSTCPTLFGEKVVLRILDPSSAQMGIDSLGYEPEQKQRYLEALSKPYGMILVTGPTGSGKTVSLYTGLHILNTPDRNISTAEDPSEINMPGVNQVNINPKAGLTFANTLRAFLRQDPDVIMVGEIRDLETAEIAIKAAQTGHLVLSTLHTNDAPQTLTRLANMGVPAYNIASSVTLIIAQRLARRLCKHCKVPEEVPRETLLEEGFTEADLEAGVTVYAPQGCEHCTEGYKGRVGIYQVMPVSDAMGRLIMEGGNAMQLADQAAREGIDDLRRSGLRKVIQGMTSLQEVNRVTKD
- a CDS encoding type II secretion system F family protein; this translates as MAVATAKKASRKKPRQQPVFNWEGTDKRGAKVKGSMHSENALALKAELRRQGIIPSKVRKRSALEDLLSGGNKKIKPADIAYFSRQLATMLQSGVPLVQALDIVGKGDEHAGMRQLVAEIKNDVESGTALHTALQKHPRYFDDLFVSLVAAGESAGVLDTLLDKIATYKEKTESIKGKIKKALFYPTAVIVVAIVVTAILLIWVVPQFESLFRGFGADLPLFTQMVINLSDFMQSYWFIMLAAAIGLGWGFSTAKRRSKAFSRSVDRFSLKIPAIGNILYKASVARFARTLATMFAAGVPLVEGLRSVASATGNYVFESAVLQIREQVAAGQQLQISMRLSNLFPNMAIQMVAIGEESGSLDSMLAKVADYYEEEVDNAIDSLSSLLEPMIMAILGILVGGLVIAMYLPIFQMGAAI
- a CDS encoding prepilin peptidase, with protein sequence MVGELNALLADNAPLAAALALVLGLLVGSFLNVVILRLPIMMERAWASEVAASRGEVHEDAQSTPFNLVTPRSHCPQCGHTLSALENIPVVSWLLLRGRCRACGTRISGRYPLVELTTGLLSALVVLQLGWTPETAAALLLTWTLVALSGIDLDHQLLPDSLTLPLLWAGLLVNSTGLFAELTDAVWGAALGYLVLWGVFHAFRLLTGKEGMGYGDFKLLAALGAWLGWQALPLIILLSSLVGAAVGIALIALKGRGREVPIPFGPYIAAAGFITLLWGEALVHWYFRASGLA
- the coaE gene encoding dephospho-CoA kinase (Dephospho-CoA kinase (CoaE) performs the final step in coenzyme A biosynthesis.) yields the protein MGRPTTPPGPDLVIGVTGGIASGKSTVTGLFAARGLPVVDTDLIAREVVRPGSPGLARLTRAFGRGIVNAQGALDRTALRRRILSQPGERERLNGLLHPLIFQRMEARLAAIRAPLALVAIPLLVETGASKYLDRILVVDVPETCQIKRLKVRDGMTQEDAERMLVTQASRGERLAHATDVIDNAGPPSDLTDQVACHYRLWLKLVTGLGAAHDVE
- the zapD gene encoding cell division protein ZapD, encoding MMWSDNDLLLATGLLSSETDMPASVPESEITRQIVYEQPLNERIRTLLRLEHLFQTARQGIAGDSELHSRIGIEALVDVLGVLSRSDVRSDMIKELERLAGAMQALRDRPGVDEAQLQRYTDDCQAIIDRLRGDRTPLGQPMRDDELIASISQRCGLGAATCGFDVPAYQMWLEQPAAKRRETLERWFNAFRDVGTATTLILQLLRASASPRRRQAEGGATQIKLPRNNNFQLIRVGLDPELAVFPEISGSRYFVTIRFMAQPDTRERPEQTRAAIPFSLYTCAI
- a CDS encoding Nudix family hydrolase, with translation MARLHVAVGVILDDRQRVLVARRAAHRHQGGRWEFPGGKVEPGETVVQALCRELEEELAISPTRTSPMMRIEHDYPDRRVSLDVHRVSAWRGEPRGLEGQPLAWLRATELARRPFPQANLPIIRRLALPPFLIITEPLAPGDLAGLARRLQSLAVPARGAWLQLRLPDWDDRAYGRALALAIRTLGPRGVDVTANRSPAVARRAGGHALHLNARALMACEARPEGFVRVGASCHSPEELARAEALGLDYALLSPVAATASHPRQVPLGWERFRDWLGRVDLPVYALGGLGPEALELAWAHGAHGVAGIRGFWPPRGSPP